The Oenanthe melanoleuca isolate GR-GAL-2019-014 chromosome 1A, OMel1.0, whole genome shotgun sequence genome contains a region encoding:
- the CAPZA3 gene encoding LOW QUALITY PROTEIN: F-actin-capping protein subunit alpha-3 (The sequence of the model RefSeq protein was modified relative to this genomic sequence to represent the inferred CDS: inserted 3 bases in 2 codons; substituted 1 base at 1 genomic stop codon), protein MVTLRHLLQPLTAAALPAPRSGSQRAPHATVPCRNGMEQRPAQAYLLLHLPAAILCLFSTGLPAAPPACCHLVPFQHRPSCCSTTCHHLVPFQHRPSCCTTTLPSSCAFPAQAFPSAAAPPAAISCLFLPPQSAYLALPRPTSPALRVPHIRCLRQELCEAEQAFRSQLCPCPPGEFGQLVQGVSAMLXGDKPVRQEVLLSPQHVPPNNQEHCVPPQQLGGNPFFALRSPQHGVMVDDGEFLGKXQLCMSCFETPQPSNHWDCLWKSGWTFALTPFPTHFTRILLQANCSEVVSFHVAVSKPXSETLNVTDQRQFATHFMKLVDAEDTKFCIDILENIQVLSENI, encoded by the exons ATGGTGACGCTGcgtcacctgctccagcccctcacgGCAGcggcactgccagcacctcgCTCGGGCTCACAGAGGGCTCCCCATGCCACAGTGCCCTGTCGGAATGGCATGGAAC AGCGCCCAGCACAGGCCTACCTGCTGCTCCACCTGCCTGCTGCCATCTTGTGCCTTTTTAGCACAGGCCTACCTGCTGCTCCACCTGCCTGCTGCCATCTTGTGCCTTTCCAGCACAggccttcctgctgctccaccaCCTGCCACCATCTTGTGCCTTTCCAGCACAG ACCTTCCTGCTGCACCACCACCCTGCCGTCATCTTGTGCCTTTCCAGCACAggcctttccctctgctgctgcaccaccTGCCGCCATCTCgtgccttttccttcctccacaAAGCGCGTACCTGGCCCTGCCCCGACCCACGTCTCCCGCCCTCAGGGTACCTCACATCCGGTGcctcaggcaggagctgtgtgaggcaGAGCAGGCCTTTcgcagccagctgtgcccatgtcCTCCCGGGGAGTTTGGCCAGCTTGTCCAAGGTGTGTCTGCTATGCTCTGAGGTGACAAGCCGGTGAGGCAGGAGGTGTTGTTGTCACCACAACATGTTCCCCCAAATAACCAGGAGCACTGTGTTCCACCACAGCAGCTTGGAGGAAACCCCTTCTTTGCCCTTCGGTCTCCACAGCACGGGGTGATGGTGGATGATGGAGAATT CCTGGGCA AGCAGCTGTGCATGTCCTGCTTTGAGACACCTCAGCCTTCAAATCACTGGGACTGCCTTTGGAAATCAGGCTGGACTTTTGCCCTGACTCCATTTCCCACTCATTTTACCAGGATTCTTCTCCAAGCAAACTGCTCTGAAGTTGTCAGCTTCCATGTAGCTGTCAGCAAGCC GAGCGAGACTCTAAATGTGACAGACCAAAGGCAGTTTGCCACACATTTTATGAAACTTGTGGATGCTGAGGACACCAAGTTTTGTATTGACATTCTGGAAAACATTCAGGTTTTGTCAGAGAATATATGA